The DNA sequence GGTTAATAAGACAGCTGATATTACCCACAGCTTCAAGATTCATCCATAAGCGGAGAAAATCCCATTGCCCACTTTGAATTAATTGACATAAGTAACTACTCGAACCAGATGGAAGATAAGAAATTTGAAACGTTAGCGATCCGTACCCAATTGGAGCGCTCACAACACAGAGAACATACCTCAGCGATTTATGCCACTTCAAGCTTTGTATTCAATGATGCAGAGCAGGCAAGAGCCATGTTTGCTGATGAGATTCAGGGGAATATTTATACTCGTTTCTCCAATCCCAATAACTCTGAGTTTATAGATAAGTTGTGCCTGATGGAAGGTGCAGAAGATGGTATGGCGATGGCATCAGGTATGGCCGCAATGTTTACCAGTATTGCAGCATTTGTTAAGTCAGGTGACCATATTGTGGCTTCCAGATCGGTATTTGGTTCTACACACCAGATTCTAACTCAGCTGTTGCCGAGATGGGGCGTGACACATACTTATGTAGACATTACAAACCCTAAAGGTTTTGAAGAGGCTATTCAGGAAAATACGAAGATGATTTTTATTGAGTCACCTTCCAATCCTGCCATTGACCTTATAGATATTGAATACTTGGGTAAAGTGGCAGAAAAACATGGTGTACTGTTGAATGTGGATAACTGCTTTGCCACTCCTTATCTTCAGAACCCAATTAAATATGGTGCACACTTGGTGACGCATTCTGCAACTAAGTTTATCGATGGGCAGGGAAGAGTTATTGCAGGTGCTGTAGTAGGTAGTAAAGAACTGATCAAGGAAGTTCGTTTCATGGCAAGACATACAGGACCGGCCCTTTCTCCATTCAATGGATGGATACTGTCAAAAAGCCTTGAGACCTTGGCTGTTCGAATGGATCGCCATTGTCAGAATGCATTGGAATTGGCAAAGTTCCTTGAAGACCATGATGATGTGGAATTGGTGAAGTATCCTTTCTTGCCATCTCACCCACAGTATGAGTTAGCCAAGAAGCAAATGCGTCAGGGTGGTGCTTTGGTTACTTTTGAAATAAAAGGAGGAATTGATGCTGGTAGGAAGTTCCTTGACTCGGTGAAAATGTGTTCATTCTCTGCCAATTTAGGAGATACACGTACAATTGTAACACACCCCGCATCGACTACCCATTCAAAACTTTCGGATGAAGAAAGACTGAATGTAGGGATAACACCTGGCCTGATCAGGGTATCGGTAGGTTTAGAGCATATTGATGATATCAAAGCAGATATACAGCAAGCCATTGCAGCAGCAAGAGGCGTGTGGGTGTAAATGTTTTTGAACGTAAAGTATATTGTAAGGCTGTCCTGTGGTTGGGACAGCCTTTTTTTGTATAAATCTGTGAACAATATCTAACTGGGTAATTGATCTGCGGGACAATGCTTAAATTATAGGTAAGATTTATACCCCATTTGAATTTTACTTACTGATTTCGAAATACTCTATGCGTTTTGTTATCCCTAAAGAGGAACGGATAAACAAATAAACTCAACCGCTATGAAAAAAAATGCTATACTAGCCCTACTACTACTATGGGTTTCCCCATTACTATTTGCCCAATCCAGTATCAGCTTTAAGCCTTCCAACCTGCAAGGTGCAAATGTAGGTAACCCCACTTCTCTTCAGTTTGGCCCTGATGGTAGGTTGTATGTCTCCGAAGTGACAGGTAAGATATGGGCCTTGACTGTACAACAGCAAGGAGATGGTTCCTTTAAGGTGACCAATTCTGAGACTATTACCCATATCATGAATATCAAAAACCATGATGATATCGGAACCCCAAACCAATCAGTAAATTATCGTTTGGTTACAGGAATACTGGTTGCAGGTACTGCCAATAACCCTGTGCTATACGTGTCGTCAGCAGATGGCAGGAGGGATGGTGATGATGTTGATACCAACTCGGGGATTTTGACGAAACTTACTAAAAATGGAGGCTCTTGGGACAGGGTAGACCTGATAAGAGGTTTGCCACGAAGTAAGGAAAGCCACTCTGTAAATGGTATGGACTTGGATGAAGCTAACAATAAGCTTTATATGATGGTAGGTGGAAATACAGATGCAGGAACGCCTAGTGGAGGTAAGTTCTTTCACACTCCTGAATATTACATGTCATCATCTTTGTTGGAGATTGACCTTACTAAGCTTGAAAGTATGACTGTGTGGACAGATAAGCGAACCAATACAAAGTTCGTTTATGACTTGCCTACAATTGATGATCCTGAAAGAGGAAATATCAATAATACACATTCAGAATTTCCGTATCCTCAGGGGCACCCATACTACAATAAGTCAATTGATATCAACGATCCTTTTGGAGGGCATGGTGGCTTGAATCAGGCGTATTCTGAACCATCTTCCCAAAATCCGATTGTAATTTATTCAAGAGGATATAGAAATGCATTTGATGTGGTTTATGGTACAAATAAAAAGCTCTATACCATTGACAATGGAGCCAATGGAGGTAAAATGCCTAATATTTATAAGTCTGATGGGACTTATAAAAGCAATAACCCAACTGATTTTAATCAGGCAGCAGGAGACTATGTAACAGGCTCCATTGGTGGAGATATGGGAGCTTCTACTCAGGATCAACTCCATTATATTTACAAAGACTTTTATGCAGGACATCCTAACCCAGTAAGAGCTTTCCCAGAAAGGGCAGGCATTTTCACATATGATGACAATGGGAACCAAAAAGAATCTTACGAAACAGGTGAGCTGTTTCCATCAGGGCTAAAAGGGTATCCTGATGAAGGAAAGTACTTGACAACATACCCAGTCAACAATCCTCCTGACAATTCACTTATTTCCATTAACTCTTCCTCAAATGGACTGGATGAGTACACTGCTAATAGGTTTATGGGAAAAATGCAAGGAAACCTGATTGCAGCAATTTATAGAGATAAATCGACCTCATCTCCATCCTATAACCGTGGTTTTATTTTGAGTGTAAAACTTAACAGCTCAGGTACGGATGTAGTAGATCAGGATACTTTGGCGATTCTTGAACCTTCTGATGTTCCGCTTGATGTGACATGTCCGGAGGATGGAACCATTTGGATTGCCAACTTTGCAAGTGGGCGTATCGTAGTACTTTCACCTGATGAAAATGTTTCTTGCCCAACACCAGGTTCGGTTGATTATAACCCAGAAGCAGACTATGACCAAGATGGCTATAAAAACTCTTTGGAGGTTTTGAATGGAACAGACATTTGTTCGGCATCAAGTAAGCCGGCAGATGCAGACAATGATAAGGTTCCTGATGCTCAAGATACAGATGATGATAATGATGGCTTATCTGATAGTACAGACCCATTTGTTTTGGATAAGCAGAATGGTAAAACTACGAATCTGCCAGTGTATTACGGTTTTGATGCCTCTGCAAATGATCCAGGTTTCTTTACTTCAGGTTTTACAGGGTTGATGAGTAATGGAATTACAGATTACAGCGAGCAGTTTGGTGAGTTTGTATTTGTGAAAAACAACCCTGGTGTGTTTGGTGTGAAACAGGTAAATAATGGAAGTGCTATCGGTGATCTGAACTCTCAGGAGTATGCTTTCCAGTTTGGGTTTAATGTTACCCAACAGTCCGAGCCATTTACGATAACATCAAAGCTTTCAATGTCTTTTACTTATCCAATCAATAAGAAGTATTTCAATGCTGGTATTTACCTAGGAAGTGGTGATCAGGACAATTATTTGAAAGTAGGTTACCTCTATGATAATGGAGAGACTACAGCAGAAGTTGTATTGGAAGTAAATGGTACCACCCAAATTAACAGGTATCCTATAGAACGCTTGGATGAGGC is a window from the Limibacter armeniacum genome containing:
- a CDS encoding O-succinylhomoserine sulfhydrylase, producing MEDKKFETLAIRTQLERSQHREHTSAIYATSSFVFNDAEQARAMFADEIQGNIYTRFSNPNNSEFIDKLCLMEGAEDGMAMASGMAAMFTSIAAFVKSGDHIVASRSVFGSTHQILTQLLPRWGVTHTYVDITNPKGFEEAIQENTKMIFIESPSNPAIDLIDIEYLGKVAEKHGVLLNVDNCFATPYLQNPIKYGAHLVTHSATKFIDGQGRVIAGAVVGSKELIKEVRFMARHTGPALSPFNGWILSKSLETLAVRMDRHCQNALELAKFLEDHDDVELVKYPFLPSHPQYELAKKQMRQGGALVTFEIKGGIDAGRKFLDSVKMCSFSANLGDTRTIVTHPASTTHSKLSDEERLNVGITPGLIRVSVGLEHIDDIKADIQQAIAAARGVWV
- a CDS encoding T9SS type A sorting domain-containing protein, which gives rise to MKKNAILALLLLWVSPLLFAQSSISFKPSNLQGANVGNPTSLQFGPDGRLYVSEVTGKIWALTVQQQGDGSFKVTNSETITHIMNIKNHDDIGTPNQSVNYRLVTGILVAGTANNPVLYVSSADGRRDGDDVDTNSGILTKLTKNGGSWDRVDLIRGLPRSKESHSVNGMDLDEANNKLYMMVGGNTDAGTPSGGKFFHTPEYYMSSSLLEIDLTKLESMTVWTDKRTNTKFVYDLPTIDDPERGNINNTHSEFPYPQGHPYYNKSIDINDPFGGHGGLNQAYSEPSSQNPIVIYSRGYRNAFDVVYGTNKKLYTIDNGANGGKMPNIYKSDGTYKSNNPTDFNQAAGDYVTGSIGGDMGASTQDQLHYIYKDFYAGHPNPVRAFPERAGIFTYDDNGNQKESYETGELFPSGLKGYPDEGKYLTTYPVNNPPDNSLISINSSSNGLDEYTANRFMGKMQGNLIAAIYRDKSTSSPSYNRGFILSVKLNSSGTDVVDQDTLAILEPSDVPLDVTCPEDGTIWIANFASGRIVVLSPDENVSCPTPGSVDYNPEADYDQDGYKNSLEVLNGTDICSASSKPADADNDKVPDAQDTDDDNDGLSDSTDPFVLDKQNGKTTNLPVYYGFDASANDPGFFTSGFTGLMSNGITDYSEQFGEFVFVKNNPGVFGVKQVNNGSAIGDLNSQEYAFQFGFNVTQQSEPFTITSKLSMSFTYPINKKYFNAGIYLGSGDQDNYLKVGYLYDNGETTAEVVLEVNGTTQINRYPIERLDEAIEVIFMLDVDPANATVQPYLSIDDGETIEQLGEPMSIPTSWLSASDNQGLAAGIISTASPEGDNIAAMWTHFNVVPNDIADISLSSQSLDFESSGLGSHTPMRIVELTNLGDKEGELPVRLKLVTLTGADADGFKILDGYKQNVIVGAPLTINVTMLTEKQGKKNATLRIEHNGGVEQVQLQGEVTEVVGLSPDKDRVLNLYPNPAAGNIVLENTSNIAGKASFFDLQGKLIYQFEVTPESKETINLKQRGAYLIKFIGTDGTVQLLKLVNLGE